From Streptomyces qinzhouensis, one genomic window encodes:
- a CDS encoding NUDIX domain-containing protein codes for MTDEATGTAAGAVVDTPEEWQVTATVTPFRGAKTSVRTDDVVMPDGSVVRRDYQVHPGSVAVLALDAEDRVVVLRQYRHPVRQKLWEIPAGLLDVPGENPLHAAQRELYEEAHVKAEDWRVLTDVYTTPGGCDEAVRIFLARDLSTAEGQRYDVSEEEADMELARVPLTELVRGVLAGELHNNCLVVGVLSAVAARAGEGFDALRPAGAPWPARPFDV; via the coding sequence ATGACAGACGAAGCGACCGGGACGGCGGCCGGGGCCGTCGTGGACACGCCGGAGGAGTGGCAGGTCACGGCGACCGTCACGCCCTTCCGGGGCGCCAAGACCAGTGTCCGCACCGATGATGTGGTGATGCCGGACGGTTCGGTGGTCCGCCGCGACTACCAGGTCCACCCGGGGTCGGTGGCGGTGCTCGCCCTCGACGCGGAGGACCGGGTCGTGGTCCTGCGCCAGTACCGCCACCCCGTACGGCAGAAGCTGTGGGAGATCCCGGCCGGACTGCTGGACGTGCCGGGGGAGAACCCGCTGCACGCGGCCCAGCGGGAGCTGTACGAGGAGGCCCATGTCAAGGCCGAGGACTGGCGGGTGCTCACGGATGTGTACACCACCCCCGGCGGCTGCGACGAGGCGGTACGGATCTTCCTCGCCCGCGATCTCTCGACGGCCGAGGGGCAGCGGTACGACGTCTCCGAGGAGGAGGCGGACATGGAGCTGGCCCGGGTGCCGCTGACCGAGCTGGTCCGGGGCGTACTCGCCGGGGAGCTGCACAACAACTGTCTGGTGGTGGGCGTGCTGTCGGCGGTCGCGGCCCGTGCGGGCGAGGGCTTCGACGCACTGCGCCCGGCCGGGGCGCCTTGGCCGGCCCGCCCCTTCGACGTCTGA